The Streptomyces phaeolivaceus genome has a window encoding:
- a CDS encoding DUF742 domain-containing protein, whose amino-acid sequence MSRDGQGRSHWFDDEAGPVVRPYAMTRGRTNHAIQHRLDLIAVVVTEPHVDDPEEDHSLSPEHVRIVELCRDTPQSVAELAADLDLPVGVVRVLVGDLVDEELVHVTRPVPPAELVDESILRDVINGLRAL is encoded by the coding sequence ATGAGCCGAGACGGTCAGGGAAGAAGCCACTGGTTCGACGACGAGGCCGGACCAGTGGTGCGTCCGTACGCGATGACACGCGGCCGGACCAATCACGCGATCCAGCACCGCCTCGACCTGATCGCCGTGGTCGTCACGGAACCGCACGTCGACGACCCGGAGGAGGACCACTCCCTCTCCCCTGAGCACGTCCGTATCGTCGAACTCTGCCGTGACACCCCCCAGTCGGTGGCCGAACTGGCCGCCGACCTGGACCTGCCCGTCGGAGTCGTCCGCGTCCTCGTCGGAGACCTCGTGGACGAGGAACTCGTCCATGTGACCCGCCCCGTCCCGCCCGCCGAGCTGGTCGACGAGAGCATCCTGCGCGATGTCATCAACGGCCTCAGAGCGCTCTGA
- a CDS encoding sensor histidine kinase — MRFRGKSIRRKIVALLLVPLVALTGVWTFATVLTGREASDLFRVADIVAEVGYPTEDTIRVLQQERRQTLVYLAAPRSDEALAALDRSRSATDAAVEEFREHATDSDLRDEMGEPTSLRLTAILDALDTLPSLRTSVESGTVTVTQALGHYNELVDPCFTLLSNLPALDSVEMDKQGRALINVGRAHELLSREDALLSSVLVADRITQDDIRDFSDLVAQRTLLYEISLPQLPSAERDRYQEYWTSASSAPLRSVEQAVIASDPGKPAGVTAKAWDTSVEPVLADLRDLSIEAGDRFQDRVSPLATNVILRAAVAGVLGLFALLVSLFMSVRIGRALIRDLRRLRQEAHETAGVRLPSVMRRLAAGEQIDVETEVPRLEYDRNEIGEVSQALNTLQRAAVEAAVKQSELRSGISEVFVNLARRSQVLLHKQLTLLDTMERRTEDTDELADLFRLDHLTTRMRRHAEGLVILSGAAPSRQWRKPIQLMDVVRAAVAEVEDYERIEVRRLPRVAVTGPAVADLTHLVAELLENATVFSPPHTAVQVLGERVANGFTLEIHDRGLGMSAEALLDANLKLAETPDFELSDTDRLGLFVVSRLAQRQKVRVSLQPSPYGGTTAVLFIPDALLTDDVPDTNGIGFRLDRAHPTREAELEDERNAALSEVPVRLPGLSAAILDGPVELEAPVAPEPLGGFPGALGQEDAERGGLFGPRRSLTGVADEQPTRDGEGHRTPLTDPDPTLGPVPLPQRRTPHLVSSHGRSVTGSRPRQPEDEPEQSRTPGPEGIADTRPLTALRGDRTEPQSRPGTDRTAPGALPGTHRAGALPPGGYDGPALPQRRRTTPAGGTAPTTSPYGPGEPTPRAGTTTDQAESAPGPLPRRVRQANLAPQLKDGPDRRAERERSRPERRPEPTERDADEVRSRMASLQRGWQRGREENAEGDDAQDVSAPRGTTKGDGR, encoded by the coding sequence ATGCGCTTTCGCGGGAAATCGATCCGCCGGAAGATCGTGGCACTGCTGCTCGTGCCCTTGGTGGCACTGACCGGTGTCTGGACGTTCGCCACCGTGCTGACGGGCCGTGAGGCGAGCGATCTCTTCAGGGTGGCTGACATCGTCGCGGAGGTCGGCTACCCCACCGAGGACACCATCCGCGTCCTCCAGCAGGAACGCCGCCAGACCCTCGTCTACCTCGCCGCCCCCCGGTCCGACGAGGCGCTCGCGGCACTCGACCGCAGCCGGTCCGCCACGGACGCGGCGGTCGAGGAGTTCCGCGAGCACGCCACGGACTCCGACCTGCGGGACGAGATGGGCGAGCCCACCTCGCTGCGGCTCACGGCCATCCTGGACGCCCTCGACACCCTGCCCTCCCTGCGCACGAGCGTCGAGAGCGGCACCGTCACGGTCACCCAGGCCCTCGGCCACTACAACGAACTCGTCGACCCCTGCTTCACCCTGCTCTCCAACCTCCCCGCGCTCGACAGCGTGGAGATGGACAAGCAGGGTCGTGCCCTGATCAACGTCGGCCGCGCCCACGAACTCCTCTCTCGCGAGGACGCCCTGCTCAGTTCCGTGCTCGTCGCGGACCGGATCACCCAGGACGACATCCGCGACTTCTCCGACCTCGTCGCGCAGCGCACCCTGCTGTATGAGATCAGCCTGCCGCAGCTGCCCTCCGCCGAACGGGACCGCTACCAGGAGTACTGGACGAGCGCGAGCTCCGCTCCGCTGCGCTCGGTCGAGCAGGCCGTCATCGCCTCCGACCCGGGCAAGCCCGCAGGGGTCACCGCGAAGGCGTGGGACACCTCCGTCGAGCCCGTCCTCGCCGACCTCCGCGACCTCAGCATCGAGGCGGGCGACCGCTTCCAGGACCGCGTCAGCCCACTGGCCACCAATGTCATCCTGAGGGCCGCCGTCGCCGGTGTCCTCGGCCTCTTCGCCCTGCTGGTCTCGCTCTTCATGTCCGTGCGCATCGGCCGCGCCCTCATCCGCGACCTGCGCCGGCTCCGCCAGGAGGCCCACGAGACCGCCGGGGTGCGACTGCCCAGCGTGATGCGCCGGCTCGCCGCGGGCGAACAGATCGACGTGGAGACCGAGGTGCCACGCCTGGAGTACGACAGGAACGAGATCGGCGAGGTCAGCCAGGCCCTCAACACCCTCCAGCGGGCGGCAGTCGAAGCCGCGGTCAAGCAGTCCGAACTCCGCAGCGGCATCTCCGAGGTCTTCGTCAACCTCGCCCGCCGCAGCCAGGTCCTGCTGCACAAGCAGCTCACCCTCCTCGACACCATGGAACGCCGGACCGAGGACACCGACGAACTCGCCGACCTGTTCCGCCTGGACCACCTGACGACCCGTATGCGCCGGCACGCCGAGGGCCTCGTCATCCTCTCCGGCGCCGCCCCGTCCCGCCAGTGGCGCAAGCCCATCCAGCTCATGGACGTCGTCCGCGCGGCCGTCGCCGAGGTCGAGGACTACGAGCGGATCGAGGTCCGCCGGCTGCCCCGGGTCGCCGTGACCGGCCCCGCGGTCGCCGACCTCACCCACCTCGTGGCCGAACTCCTGGAGAACGCCACGGTGTTCTCGCCGCCGCACACCGCCGTGCAGGTGCTCGGCGAGCGCGTCGCCAACGGCTTCACCCTGGAGATCCACGACCGCGGCCTCGGGATGTCCGCCGAGGCGCTCCTCGACGCCAACCTCAAGCTGGCCGAGACCCCCGACTTCGAACTCTCCGACACCGACCGGCTCGGGCTCTTCGTGGTCAGCCGCCTCGCCCAGCGGCAGAAGGTCCGCGTCTCCCTCCAGCCGTCCCCGTACGGCGGCACCACGGCCGTGCTGTTCATCCCCGACGCCCTCCTCACCGACGACGTCCCCGACACCAACGGCATCGGCTTCCGCCTCGACCGCGCCCACCCCACCCGGGAGGCCGAGCTGGAGGACGAGCGCAACGCCGCGCTCTCCGAGGTCCCGGTCAGGCTCCCGGGGCTCTCCGCCGCCATCCTGGACGGCCCCGTCGAGCTGGAGGCCCCGGTCGCGCCGGAGCCCCTGGGCGGCTTCCCCGGCGCCCTCGGCCAGGAGGACGCCGAACGGGGCGGACTGTTCGGGCCCCGCCGCTCCCTCACCGGCGTCGCCGACGAGCAGCCGACGCGCGACGGCGAAGGACACCGGACCCCCCTCACCGACCCCGACCCGACGCTCGGCCCGGTACCGCTGCCGCAGCGCCGGACCCCGCATCTCGTCAGCTCGCACGGCCGTTCGGTCACCGGGTCCAGGCCGAGGCAGCCCGAGGACGAACCCGAGCAGAGCCGTACACCGGGCCCCGAGGGGATCGCCGACACCCGCCCGCTCACCGCGCTGCGCGGCGACCGGACCGAACCGCAGAGCCGCCCCGGAACCGACCGCACCGCACCCGGGGCCCTTCCCGGCACGCACCGCGCCGGCGCCCTGCCCCCCGGCGGGTACGACGGCCCCGCCCTGCCCCAGCGCCGCCGTACGACTCCGGCGGGCGGCACGGCCCCGACGACCTCGCCGTACGGCCCCGGGGAGCCCACCCCGCGCGCGGGCACGACGACCGACCAGGCAGAATCAGCTCCGGGGCCACTGCCCCGCCGCGTCCGACAGGCCAATCTGGCACCGCAGTTGAAGGACGGCCCCGACCGGCGTGCCGAGCGCGAGCGGTCCCGCCCCGAGCGGCGTCCGGAGCCGACCGAACGGGACGCCGACGAGGTACGCAGCCGTATGGCCTCGCTCCAACGGGGTTGGCAGCGTGGCCGCGAGGAGAACGCCGAGGGCGACGACGCCCAGGACGTCTCAGCACCACGAGGAACGACTAAGGGGGACGGTCGATGA
- a CDS encoding GTP-binding protein, protein MILGRSERGTPPVEPVTLKILVAGGFGVGKTTCVGAVSEIKPLRTEEVLTEAGRPVDDTSGVENKTTTTVAMDFGRITLREDLVLYLFGTPGQDRFWFLWDELASGALGAVVLVDTRRLEDCFAAVDYFERRSIPFVIGVNCFDDAARYPAETVRQALDLDPEVPIVLCDARRRDSVKDVLVSVVRHAMAQATDNRQPAAT, encoded by the coding sequence ATGATCCTCGGGCGCTCTGAGCGCGGCACACCTCCGGTCGAGCCCGTCACGCTCAAGATCCTCGTGGCCGGTGGTTTCGGTGTGGGCAAGACGACCTGCGTCGGCGCGGTCAGCGAGATCAAGCCACTGCGCACCGAGGAGGTGCTCACCGAGGCCGGCCGCCCGGTCGACGACACCAGCGGTGTGGAGAACAAGACGACCACCACCGTCGCCATGGACTTCGGGCGCATCACGCTCCGCGAGGACCTGGTCCTGTACCTGTTCGGCACCCCCGGCCAGGACCGCTTCTGGTTCCTCTGGGACGAGCTGGCCTCCGGCGCGCTCGGCGCGGTGGTGCTCGTCGACACCCGTCGGCTGGAGGACTGCTTCGCCGCCGTCGACTACTTCGAGCGGCGCTCCATACCCTTCGTGATCGGCGTCAACTGCTTCGACGACGCCGCCCGCTACCCGGCCGAGACCGTACGGCAGGCCCTCGACCTCGACCCCGAGGTGCCGATCGTGCTGTGCGACGCCCGCCGCCGGGACTCGGTCAAGGACGTCCTGGTCTCCGTCGTCCGGCACGCGATGGCCCAGGCGACCGACAACCGCCAGCCCGCCGCCACCTGA
- a CDS encoding roadblock/LC7 domain-containing protein, translated as MTAPKAEGHTATGTSGELNWLLDDLVQRVASIRKALVLSSDGLPTGVSEDLTREDSEHLAAVSSGFHSLAKGVGRHFEAGSVRQTVVELDDAFLFVTAAGDGSCLAVLADAEADIGQVAYEMTLLVKRVGVHLGSAPRADVPHGG; from the coding sequence ATGACCGCACCGAAGGCCGAAGGGCACACCGCGACAGGCACGTCCGGGGAGCTGAACTGGCTCCTGGACGATCTGGTGCAGCGTGTCGCCAGCATCCGCAAGGCGCTCGTGCTCTCCAGCGACGGACTGCCCACGGGCGTCTCCGAGGACCTCACCAGAGAGGACAGCGAGCACCTGGCCGCCGTCTCCTCCGGCTTCCACAGCCTCGCCAAGGGCGTCGGCCGCCACTTCGAGGCGGGCAGCGTCCGGCAGACCGTCGTCGAACTCGACGACGCCTTCCTCTTCGTCACGGCCGCCGGTGACGGCAGCTGCCTCGCCGTCCTCGCCGACGCCGAGGCGGACATCGGCCAGGTCGCCTACGAGATGACCCTCCTGGTCAAGCGGGTCGGCGTACATCTGGGCTCCGCCCCACGCGCCGATGTCCCCCATGGCGGGTAG
- the glpK gene encoding glycerol kinase GlpK has translation MPDNAQKYVAAIDQGTTSSRCIIFDHGGAIVAVDQREHRQIFPKPGWVEHDATEIWSKVQAVVAGAIARAGLRADQISALGITNQRETTVLWDRATGKPVHNAIVWQDTRTSALCNELGGTDGQDRFREQTGLPLASYFSGPKAAWLLDNVPGLRVRAERGEIAFGTIDSWLIWNLTGGTDGGRHVTDVTNAGRTMLMNLETLQWDTSILSAMNVPEAVLPEIRSSAEVYGTAVGPLAGVPVASALGDQQAAVFGQACYDVGTAKNTYGTGSFLLLNTGNRPVPSKSGLLTTMGYKIGGEAPVYCLEGSIAITGALVQWFRDQLGIIRTADEIESLAASVDDNGGAYIVPAFSGLFAPYWRSDARGVVTGLTRYVTKAHLARAVLEATSWQTREVVDAMFQDSGVHITTLKVDGGMTKNNLLMQHQADVLGVPVIRPRVSETTCLGAAYAAGLATGVWNDLDELKSHWREDVSWTPSMEASVRDREYHNWRKAVEKSLGWHEDDAS, from the coding sequence ATGCCGGACAACGCCCAGAAGTACGTCGCCGCCATCGATCAGGGCACCACTTCGAGCCGTTGCATCATCTTCGACCACGGCGGAGCCATCGTCGCCGTGGACCAGCGTGAGCACCGCCAGATCTTCCCCAAGCCTGGCTGGGTGGAGCACGACGCCACCGAGATCTGGTCGAAGGTGCAGGCGGTGGTCGCCGGGGCGATCGCCAGGGCGGGGCTGCGCGCGGACCAGATCAGCGCGCTCGGCATCACCAACCAGCGTGAGACGACGGTCCTGTGGGACCGCGCCACGGGCAAGCCCGTCCACAACGCGATCGTCTGGCAGGACACCCGTACCTCGGCGCTCTGCAACGAACTGGGCGGCACGGACGGGCAGGATCGCTTCCGTGAGCAGACCGGGCTGCCGCTGGCCAGCTACTTCTCCGGTCCGAAGGCCGCCTGGCTGCTCGACAACGTGCCGGGGCTGAGGGTCCGCGCCGAGCGCGGCGAGATCGCGTTCGGCACGATCGACTCCTGGCTGATCTGGAACCTCACCGGCGGCACGGACGGCGGACGGCACGTCACCGACGTCACCAACGCCGGGCGCACCATGCTGATGAACCTGGAGACCCTCCAGTGGGACACCTCGATCCTCTCGGCGATGAACGTCCCGGAGGCCGTCCTGCCGGAGATCAGGTCCTCCGCCGAGGTGTACGGCACCGCCGTGGGCCCCCTGGCCGGCGTACCCGTCGCGTCGGCGCTCGGCGATCAGCAGGCGGCGGTGTTCGGGCAGGCCTGTTACGACGTGGGCACCGCGAAGAACACGTACGGCACCGGCAGTTTCCTGCTGCTCAACACCGGGAACCGGCCCGTGCCGTCGAAGAGCGGGCTGCTGACAACCATGGGGTACAAGATCGGCGGCGAGGCGCCGGTGTACTGCCTGGAGGGGTCGATCGCGATCACGGGCGCCCTGGTGCAGTGGTTCCGCGACCAGCTCGGCATCATCCGTACCGCCGACGAGATCGAGTCACTGGCGGCGAGCGTCGACGACAACGGCGGGGCGTACATCGTGCCGGCGTTCTCGGGGCTGTTCGCGCCCTACTGGCGGTCGGACGCGCGCGGGGTGGTCACCGGGCTGACCAGGTACGTCACCAAGGCGCATCTCGCGCGTGCGGTGCTGGAGGCGACGAGCTGGCAGACGCGGGAGGTCGTGGACGCCATGTTCCAGGACTCCGGGGTGCACATCACGACCCTCAAGGTCGACGGGGGCATGACCAAGAACAATCTGCTGATGCAGCATCAGGCGGACGTCCTGGGCGTGCCGGTGATCCGGCCGCGGGTCTCGGAGACGACGTGTCTGGGTGCCGCGTACGCGGCCGGGCTGGCCACCGGGGTGTGGAACGACCTGGACGAGCTGAAGTCGCACTGGCGCGAGGACGTCTCGTGGACGCCGTCCATGGAGGCGTCCGTGCGGGACCGCGAGTACCACAACTGGCGCAAGGCGGTGGAGAAGAGCCTCGGCTGGCACGAGGACGACGCGAGCTGA